ACTTAGCATGTAAACAAGATAGCATACCCAGAAATGCTAAGAAGTACACTACCTCATCGACATACCTATATTACCCCATGATTAAACAAGTAGCAAAATTGATTTTGCAAAGCTTCCGACACCAACCTGATGAAGTATATCAGCTTGGCTCTAATAGTTTGCATTAATACTTCTCAATCtgattgtatttattttctctACATAGATGTAActgagaaatattaaaataagtcAATTCCGAATAAAATGATTTTCTACAAAAAGACTAATCGCATAAACATGAAATTTCACCAAGTAAAATACAAAAACAGACGAATTGACGATGATTGTCACCGACCCACGTGACAAACCACGCATTGCAGTTTATACCCTTACACTGACATAAATGTTTGTTTACATCTATctcaaaacaaaacaaataaattgcGCTTTCAGAAAACAACAAAATTACGCACTATCAAcaagtttttcattgttaaaatcaacaaatagTCGAAAAATTAAGGTTAGGAGCCAACGCGGCATGGGCTGCGCCTCATGCCTCGTGACTCCAAAATAACAAATAGTATGTTTACAAATAGAAATtgaatgaaaataatgaaaattgaaaaaatcgacgaaTCTTACCTGGTTTACCCATGATTTGTCACGTTCCCTTTGgcaaaatgtttaaattaataaagttGCGACGCAAATAGCACACGCGGAACACGTGTGCGCGACCGCGTTGAGGAGCTGAGAAAAACCATGTTGCGGAGCGTCGCTAGAATTTCCTCACTTCCGTTGATGCGCTGGTGGCGATCTCTGTTGGCTGTATTGCTTCGACTTATCTCGATATTCAAGTTTCATATCGGTGTTTTTACTGTCTTGATGTAATTAAACTACAAAATATCAACTTATTCTGATTAACTAGTACTAGTTATTTTTAGTCGAATATTGGTTAGGTTAAAGCTCGTATAATTCATCTGTATTTCTGATGTCTACAATGCAATGGGATAATGCACCGAAGCGGAAGTCGACGTTCGATACTTTTGCACAAATCCTCGCATCTCTTTTGGTAAGGTAGGTGCCTtgaatttgaagattggaaaCAAATCAGGAGTAGGCAGTAGGCACAAGTGCAACAGTTGCATGTCCTTGTGTTATTGTGCCGGTAAACGAATAATTGTCAAAAAACTGTACGGTGAAAAGGACTAGCTGTTATCGTTGGCACTAATGCTATAATATGAAGTAAATATTATCATATTTTGATAATTGATTTTCCAATCAAACTAATGCGTTTATTCTTATTCGCTAGTTATTTTTAGAGGTTATTATTTACGTTGCAATAAGAGACAATTGTTAATAAACGCTATATACAGCAAAAGATTTTTTGCGCACAAAATTTACAGAGCTTCTACTATTTATGTAGTTTTTTATATTGCCCTTTTACTGTATAATATTCCATACTtctattgtaaaattttcagaataaaattaaatttgtttataaatttaataaaatggtATAAATTTAATGACAATGGAGCAATATATTgttgttattaaaaaactgTTATTAAAGTCACATTTTACTTATAAGCCatctttattttattgaatataatttaatacCTTTACCTTTATATTGCAGGATAAGTGTTGATGGTTTATTAGTATATTTCCCGTACGATTACATATATCCTGAGCAATATGCATACATGCTGGATCTTAAACGAGGACTCGATGCAAAGGTTGTGATTCTACACagaagttttatttaatttaatttttgaatgattttttcaatcatAATATTTGCAGGGTCACTGCCTTTTGGAGATGCCCTCGGGTACGGGTAAAacgataacactgctgtctctAATTGTCGCCTACATGCTAGAACATCCTCATCAAGTAACAAAACTTATTTATTGCTCACGTACTGTACCTGAAATTGAAAAGGTCATAGAGGAATTGAAGAAGTTAATAGACTATTATGAAAAAGAAACCAAGGTTTTACCAAAAATTATTGGTTTGGTACTTAGTTCAAGAAAGAACATGTGTATTCATCCAGAGGTAAAGAACTTTTCATCAATATATTTCTTGAATGTGTTCAGATAAACCTAATTCATTTTATTGCACACTGATTTTTAGGTCAGTAAAGAGAGGGAAGGTAAAATTGTAGATAGTCAGTGTCATGCTCTCACAGCTTCTTATGTGAGAGAAAGGCATAATTACGACGAATCCACGCCAGTTTGTGGCTTCTATGAGACATTTGACATAGAAGGACGAGAAATGATGATGCCACCTGGTATATATTCCATAGATGATATGAAAGAATATGGCAAAGATAGAAATTGGTGTCCTTACTTTCTTGCTCGATACAcggtagaaaaaaaatacttgatATATCTGTTGTTACAAGTaacataaaaatttaattattttatttcaattgtTTTAGATAATGCATGCACAAATAATCGTCTACAGTTATCACTATTTGCTTGATCCAAAAATAGCAGAAGCAGTATCAAAGGAACTGGCCAAAAGTTCAGTTGTAGTCTTTGATGAAGCTCACAATATTGGttagttattattatgatacttggacaaatttttaatatgtgTAAAAACTTACAAACAGTAATATTTGTTCTATTATAGATAATGTATGCATAGATTCAATGAGTGTCAAACTAAATCGCAGAACAATGGAAAAAAGTTGTGCAAATTTAAGTCTACTGGAAAAGACTGTTGCAGagtaagttaaaaaaaaaattgttaattacTGTAGATAAGCGattgaaaaaagttaataaaaaagacTGAATTCTTAGAATGAAAGAAGATGATGCAAATAAACTAAAAGACGAATACAATAAACTAGTAGAAGGGCTAAAAGATGCGCAAGTTGCTCGAGAGACTGATGTAGTATTAGCTAATCCGGTTTTACCAAACGAAGTCTTAGAAGGTATGCAtcaaatacaatttttatatttaatccCGGAAATTTGAATGATaaatttgtatctttttttttcgcagACGTTGTACCAGGTAACATCCGCAAAGCCGAACACTTTGTCGGTTTCCTCAAGCGTTTCGTCGAGTACCTGAAAATGCGTCTACGAATCCAACACGTCGTTCAAGAAACACCAGTGACGTTTTTGCGCGACGTCCAAGCGAAAATTTGCATCGAACGTAAACCCTTGCGTTTCTGCGCTGAACGCCTTGCCTCACTTCTTCGGACTATGGAAATCACGGACCTTACCGATTTCTCACCTCTTATTCTCGTAACACATCTTGCAACGCTTGTAGCTACTTATACCAAAGGTTTCACGATTATCATCGAGCCATTTGACGACAAAGCACCTACAGTACATAATCCCATACTGTACTTCTCATGCCTGGATTCGTCGATCGCGATGAAACCGATCTTCGACAGGTTTCAATCGGTCGTAATCACATCGGGTACTCTCTCACCACTGGACATGTATCCGAAGATTCTGAACTTTCATCCTGTTATCATGTCTTCGTTCACAATGACTCTAGCGAGGCCTTGCCTACTTCCAAtggtaaatattttgttggattatttattatttaaaaaaaaacataaagtTATAAGTATTTGCAATAATTTGTTGCCAGATAGTTTCAAAAGGCAACGATCAAGTTGCGATATCTTCAAAGTACGAGACTCGAGAAGACGTTGCAGTGATAAGGAATTACGGGCAATTGCTGGTCGAATTTGCTGCTAATGTTCCTGATGGCATCGTTTGCTTTTTTACTTCGTACTTGTACATGGAATCAGTCGTAGCTGCTTGGtacaaaactttttcaatGCATTTTTGTATGAATTTGTATTTCTATTGGTTGCTCACTCATCTATATTTTCAGGTATGATCAAGGTATACTGGATCAGATTCAAAGGTACAAACTCATATTTATTGAGACGCAAGACGCGGCCGAAACCAGCCTGGCTTTGTACTACTACAACAAAGCGTGTGATAATGGTCGAGGCGCCGTTTTGTTATCAGTTGCGAGAGGAAAAGTTTCCGAGGGTGTAGATTTTGATCATCATCTCGGAAGAGCTGTGCTCATGTTCGGTATACCCTATGTTTACACACAATCCCGAATTTTGAAGGCACGTCTGGAGTATTTAAGAGACCAGTTTCaggtatttaggttttatCTTTGGAAAGTACTGTACAACAATGcaaaaagttatttataattataattaatcttACAGATTAAAGAAAACGACTTTTTAACATTTGATGCTATGAGACACGCAGCTCAATGTGTCGGTCGTGCCATCAGAGGAAAAACCGATTATGGTATTATGGTTTTTGCGGATAAGGTAATTCAATTATATCTGATACATTTTATCTTCTTCATGAATTCAGtacaattgtaaaaaaattttctgtaGAGATTTTCTCGAATCGACAAGAAAAGCAAGTTGCCTAAATGGATTCAAGAGTATCTTACAGATAATCTTTGTAATCTGTCTACAGAAGAAGCAATACAGGTAAAGAATTCATATTATCAAGATTTCGATTTTTTCGGTGTAGTTTtctttaatttcttttaaataaatttaattttattcgttAGATATGCAAAAGATGGTTACGTCAGATGGCCCAACCATTCTCGAGAGAAGATCAACTAGGACTCTCGTTATTAACACTAGAACAACTACAAAATAGAGAACAAGCAAAAATTGAAGAGCAGGCTCAACAAAATTAGTCGATCTACAGTTTGTGAGGTATACAAAAATAACTTAACGGTAATTGAAGTTTTGGACAACAGAAATAGGTTGTATACTATTTGTCTGTAAGGTAAAAAATGTTGAACAAATGATTGCgttgaaaaaagtttaataaCAAAGTACGGCAGCGAATTATTAACATTAACAGTGTAAAAAATACAGTTATATCTATAAATActatattaatttaatatcacCAGCGCACGAGGATTAGATCACCTTCATCGATGAGGTAATAGCTTAGTTCTTGTAGTGGCTTGTCCAGCGGTATTTCGTCTTCGGAAAcctgtgtaaaattttacgtgACCATTAAAACAAAGTTTTTTAtacagtattttttattatttatccaaAAACTAGCAATACTTGTAAACTTACATTAGGCCGGACGAAAGAGAGCGTCGGAATTTTACCGTTAATTCTAAACAGTCTTTGAACAATACCCATTAGCTTTTGTACATCCATGTTTTTcagtaatttcttttttatgctTTTAATATTCGGATTATCTGGACACACAAACTCTACAGTTATAACATTTGACGATAGTTGGGTACTTTTTGTTGATTCTGAAGTGTCCGGCACTCCGTATTCTgaaacaattttacttatttaggaaaaaatttatttttccaatCATAAAATAGATAGAAACCTTTTGAAACCTACTCTCTACTAATGCAGGGAATCGTGGATGATTTGTGATGAATTCTTTCCTCTTTAAAATGTCCTGCTCAGAACTTCTCCATCCTGAGgcaaataatttcaaatagtCATATTCCGCTCCTCGCCTTTCCGATGGTATGATTTCTGTtccattaaaatattgcaaggCTGATATTCTGGCTATCACTAATTGTATTCCTGTCTGTACGTTTTGCTCTTTTAAAACTGGATTTTCACGAAATTTCAAATCTTGTAGTCTGTGAAGTTTTTCCAACTCACTTATAGATCGCCACTAAACAcgttaataacaaaattataattactaTGCTTTTGATTTATTCACTTTGTGTAtgcatgtatttataatacttACGTCTCGTATATTGTTATTAGATATGTGTAACTGAGTTAAATTAGGAAACAGATGAGATTTATCAGTGGGTTCAGTGGTAGGAAATCTAATATCTTCAATTTTGTTTGAGTTTAAATTAAGACCCTTTAAACTGCAAGTAAATGATGatatttgttattaatttttgcatgACAACAGAAAAATTTCAAGGATTGTTACTGACCATGGCAGTATGCCCAATTTCAAAACTTCATTCCAATTAGAGATAAGATTATGTTCCAAGGATAATTCAGTCAATTTCATAATATTCAAACTTTCTTCTACTCCACTTATAGTTTCAATGTTGTTATAAGATACTATAAGTTCCTGAATAGATGGAAATGCTTTGAGACATTGCATTACTGCCGGCCAATCATACTTCATTCGTCCCATAGTTAAATGCCTTAATACTGGAAAGGCATGTGCATATATTTCCATTCCATTTTCAACCGGTAAGTGGTTGTCGCTGAAAGTTTATTGTGATAAACATTTACATGAacttaattttctttaaattaaaattaaattataatgcaTGGAGTTCTTTTACCTGACATTTAATTGCTGTAAAATCTGCAATTCTGTACAAATCTCAGCCACTACCTTCCAagaatttatcaaattatgcGATAAATCTAGCTCTTCAATCATTGAGCATAGGGCAGCCAATTCACCTGGATAGCCTGCACTACTTATACACTGGGCTTGCATACACACTATTTTTAGTTGGTCAAATTTACTCTGTTTTTTGTTAACCTTAGAAAATCCAACCATTTCTACAAATGGCGCATTGATAGATTTTTGAACACTGGCTATAGAGTCCCTATCAATGCCAGCTAGTTCGTCGTCTATATAGCCATATCGAACTTTAATGGCTTCAGGGCACGATATTCCAAAATTGGCTTTGCCAGGACGAATAAAGGAGCCTGAGGTAGGATGCCTGGAAGTatagaattgtttaaaatattttaaatataattctttgaaaagaTTGTAAGTAATTCAAAAGATCATTTGTTGAAATGCATACAACTCACCAAGTCTCAAAGTATTTTAATCCTTCATATGTACCATTGTGCTTTCCTCTGCTGGGATCATCCCAGTCAATGCCTAACCATTGTCCCTTTGTGTTACCCACTGTTCCAACATATTTCACAGTACCTATGTGACCTTCACAGTCAACTCGGCAGCCAATACAGTTTCTATCTTCTACCATTCTATAagaaaaacatttaaattcaaaGACTTATTTTTACCtgtaaaaaaaagcaaagagAGCTCTACTTTTTGGAGTTTTTTCAAAGCTTTATTTAACACAATAATTGTCGCAAAACTAATAGTAAAGTAAATAGTCTATAAAAATCAGTATTGTTTTTCATACAGACTATTCATTCTTGATAAAATATGATTATTTCTTGcccaataaattaaaaaataaatcgttttaaagccaaaaaaagaaagtttgaTGACAAACACAAAATGGAGCAGCAATGGTCTAGATTCAAGTATACGATACTAAAAGTACCGAAATATAgattgtttatttaatataaacacAACATTGACAATAAATAACCGATTAGAACactattttatgtaaataaacaACTTTAAAGAACCCGAAGCGGTAAAGAACCTAACCTCAACAAAGCAAACTCCAAAACTGTCACAACACAAAAAGTGCACACATCGAATTAGAATAAAACTGCAAAAAACCAAAGGCGcctgcaaaaaaaattaacgtcgatcgaaggtacTTACGCAGTAAACTAGTTCCTTTCTAAAAAATCGACTAACGGAATAAAAAGTCATAAATGGATATAATTTGAGATGAGAGTTACACCACCACCGTCCGACATCGTCATATGTCGAGTCGACACTGTCGTATTCCGACATGACATACACACAGAACTGACTGCGGCATTTGTGTATACCTGTGTTACGTCCGTGTATCGCACAATATAGTGATATAGCGCACGTGTAATACGAGTTTACTATTTCTCCATTGATCATTACAAAAACGACACGTGCGCGcgaatgtatacatatatagtcatGTACAGGAAATATCAAATGATCAAGCCGTCGAGGTGTGAAGTTTTTATGTATAGTACAGGGAaggataaatattattcagtaTTTAAAGAGACGCCCGAAgtgtatatatttaatatattgtaTTAAGTACGATTTGAAATAACAATATATTAAgctatttagaaaaaaaaaaatattaactcTTTCTGTGTGcgcttttcaataaaatttttagcaTCAATTCCTGAAACTCGCCGGTCAATAAATCAATTTAtcgattgaaaaataaaattctttaattaaaaagtatttataGCCATTTCAAATTACTGCTTCCCTCATTTCTTGAAAATTAGGATCGATAAGTTCTCAATAAGTACACTCattggaagtaaaaataagtTATGTTTAATGTCCAAGTCttatgtgtatatgtataaatttcAGAAGACAACACAATTCCAATACATTGTCTTTCACGTTTGGTCGATCGCAGTCCTTTGATAGAAGTGCGGCGCCAACTCTACAAGCCATTCAGGCCTGATGACAGTCAACTCTCGCATATACGTTTTGTTCGTCTGCACTACTTCGCCAAAAAGTACCCTGTGAACAGAAAAACATTATAAGTCTTTTACAAAACGATACCATCGTAATACCGAGAAATCGAAACTTTTAATACGAACCACTGAGGCTGTTCCAAAGTATACAGGCAACTATTCGGATGAATGTGCAGATCTTTGCCGCCTCTCACGGTCTTGTAAACACCGCTGTAGTGCAAGTAAGCCGCGTAAGGAAAGAGTCCAGCAGTTATGCATTTGAGTAACAGCTCGACGTTACCTGCAAATCAGCGTGTCATCGTTAGAATCATCACTCCTAAGAATTAACGAAATGAAATCAGAAACTTACCTAAGCACGAAGACAGCGGTATTTTTAGCTTCTTTATCAATTTCCGCATTTGCGTGCGGATCTCCGTGGCCCTCTTAATGGCCTTGCTGTTAATGAAATACTTCTGACACCAGCTGTTGGTCTTGTATTTCTCGTAAGCCGTGTAGACATTGAGTAGAGTCATCAAGTCGCCCTCCTCGACTTCGA
The sequence above is a segment of the Nasonia vitripennis strain AsymCx chromosome 3, Nvit_psr_1.1, whole genome shotgun sequence genome. Coding sequences within it:
- the LOC100121708 gene encoding tubulin-specific chaperone E, producing the protein MVEDRNCIGCRVDCEGHIGTVKYVGTVGNTKGQWLGIDWDDPSRGKHNGTYEGLKYFETWHPTSGSFIRPGKANFGISCPEAIKVRYGYIDDELAGIDRDSIASVQKSINAPFVEMVGFSKVNKKQSKFDQLKIVCMQAQCISSAGYPGELAALCSMIEELDLSHNLINSWKVVAEICTELQILQQLNVSDNHLPVENGMEIYAHAFPVLRHLTMGRMKYDWPAVMQCLKAFPSIQELIVSYNNIETISGVEESLNIMKLTELSLEHNLISNWNEVLKLGILPCLKGLNLNSNKIEDIRFPTTEPTDKSHLFPNLTQLHISNNNIRDWRSISELEKLHRLQDLKFRENPVLKEQNVQTGIQLVIARISALQYFNGTEIIPSERRGAEYDYLKLFASGWRSSEQDILKRKEFITNHPRFPALVEKYGVPDTSESTKSTQLSSNVITVEFVCPDNPNIKSIKKKLLKNMDVQKLMGIVQRLFRINGKIPTLSFVRPNVSEDEIPLDKPLQELSYYLIDEGDLILVRW
- the LOC100121723 gene encoding general transcription and DNA repair factor IIH helicase subunit XPD — encoded protein: MKISVDGLLVYFPYDYIYPEQYAYMLDLKRGLDAKGHCLLEMPSGTGKTITLLSLIVAYMLEHPHQVTKLIYCSRTVPEIEKVIEELKKLIDYYEKETKVLPKIIGLVLSSRKNMCIHPEVSKEREGKIVDSQCHALTASYVRERHNYDESTPVCGFYETFDIEGREMMMPPGIYSIDDMKEYGKDRNWCPYFLARYTIMHAQIIVYSYHYLLDPKIAEAVSKELAKSSVVVFDEAHNIDNVCIDSMSVKLNRRTMEKSCANLSLLEKTVAEMKEDDANKLKDEYNKLVEGLKDAQVARETDVVLANPVLPNEVLEDVVPGNIRKAEHFVGFLKRFVEYLKMRLRIQHVVQETPVTFLRDVQAKICIERKPLRFCAERLASLLRTMEITDLTDFSPLILVTHLATLVATYTKGFTIIIEPFDDKAPTVHNPILYFSCLDSSIAMKPIFDRFQSVVITSGTLSPLDMYPKILNFHPVIMSSFTMTLARPCLLPMIVSKGNDQVAISSKYETREDVAVIRNYGQLLVEFAANVPDGIVCFFTSYLYMESVVAAWYDQGILDQIQRYKLIFIETQDAAETSLALYYYNKACDNGRGAVLLSVARGKVSEGVDFDHHLGRAVLMFGIPYVYTQSRILKARLEYLRDQFQIKENDFLTFDAMRHAAQCVGRAIRGKTDYGIMVFADKRFSRIDKKSKLPKWIQEYLTDNLCNLSTEEAIQICKRWLRQMAQPFSREDQLGLSLLTLEQLQNREQAKIEEQAQQN